ATAGGGTAAGACGTTTTGCAAGGACCCGTTTCGAGGATCGTGAATTGTTCATTAAATCGATGAACAACTTCATTGATGAAATGAACGATAGAGAACTACTTCTAAACGAGAGTGTTGAAGGCAGGAAATTACATTGCCAGATCGACAAGATCTACGAATCCTCTGAGATGAAAATCAAGTTGTTGAAATACTTACAGGGAAGGGGGAAAGGGAAGAGACGTGATGACATTGCCGAGCATTTCAATATTACCAAGCATTCGGTGGACAAACGAATTCAGGAGTTGCAATCTCGCGACAACTATATCCTTGGTACGAAAATCCAGATTAATCCGGAACGCGCGACCAATATCTATGATTCGACGGTTCACCCCTTGTTTCTCGCTCTGAATCTATCTGAGGTGTACGGAATGCTCACCAGCCTAATTCAAGCGGAAATGTCGGTACCTGGAGGGACCGTTACCGACATCATCAAGGATGTTGTGTCCCAGTTGACTGATTATGCCGAGGGTATTCTCAAGGACTCAGGATTGAATATCGATGCCTATCATACAGATGTGTCCCGAGCATTCAGAAATGAATCGCCGAAGAACAAGTATTACCATGCGATGAAGACTGGATCTGTTTGTATGTTACGGCTCTATAAAAGCGAGGATTCTCTGGTGGGGACATTGAAACCCAACATGAATCCCGGGAACGATTTCTTTTTTTATCCGAAGGGTGGAGGAGCACCCATCCCTCTGGCTTGCGATGATATCAAGGAACTCATAGAGATTGAAGAAAGCTGATGGATTTCAATTCTCGGAATATAAATACACATCTGAGATATGGCGAACTCAAAGCGATTACTCCTTATGATTCTGGTATCAAAGCTCATAAGGAGAAAACGAAATGCTGAGACAATTGCTTTTGCTTAAGGATGAGTTGATTGAGAATAGGTTTGATTCGAGTTGCAAGCGACTTTTTGAAGGTGCGGGGTTGGTAATAAGTCCCAAGGACATACCAGGCGGTTCGGGAAATTATCTTCTTGTGATCACACCATACGCACAAGCACTCAGTGCCTTGGTCAATAGACTCAAGGATATTTGCTCGGATCATCTGGATTATCTAAGCAAGTATTCCTTTTACGGCAGATTGGGAGAAGCCGCCAACAAATCTAGTGCGAACCACATGGATGAGAAATCCATTCTCCTCGATGTCAACGATGAAGCAATTCGGTATGCAGGCGAGGTTGAGACTATTGAATACTTTGCTTATGGGTCCAATATGGACACATCCCAGATGACTGAGAGGTGTCATTCCGCCAAATCTATCGGTGTTGGCAGGTTGGTTGGCTACCAATTCTCTTTGGATGCCAAAGGTGTGGCTACTGTGCAAAAGAATCAGGATGAATCCGTATGGGGAGTTGGCTGGAATATCAATGGGGATGACATTGTTGCTCTCGACGGGTATGAAGGGGTCAGGGCTTATTGCTATAGGCATGCATTCGTCCAAATAGAGTTCGAAAACATGGTTCATGACGTTCTAATATATATTTCAAACAGAGCTGAGAATCAGGGAGTCATGAGACAGGGGTACGTCGAGAAAATATACGATGCTGCTGTCCAATGGCAGTTTCCTCCCGTGTATCAAAATATGATCGGTGAATTTACCAATAAAAAACTCATGTCCTGAAACGAGTGATTTCCATTAAGCAGAGTCAATAATCCAATACGCTATTGTTGATAGCACAAAAGGAGTTTGGAATGATTGAATTCTTTTTAACAGTAATAATCCTGTATTTCCTATTGACCGGAAAATTGTAGAAGGGATGCTTCAGGCTTTTAATCAGAAATACCATGGCTTATCGAGTATCTCAAATTCAGGGAGTTCCCAGGTATCAGGACCATTTTGCAATAGATACGATTCCGCCCATTCCACCCATTTGGCGAAGTCTGAACCGGAGTAAGTTGCTCCTAGTCGTTTCTTGCCCTCGGTTGAGACGACCTCGATGTATTCCTTCATCTGTTTGAACCTGACCAAGCGATCGGCTTCCTTGCCCAGGTTTTCAACCCTGGCTTTCTCCATACGTGCCAGTCTTTCCTGTGCCTTCCTTCTCTCTTCCTCAATCCTGTATTTGTCCTCCTGCATTCTCCAACAGGCTTGCTGTTCCTTGGTCGCTGCAACTCGCTTTATCATGTTGATGATGATGTCATGCAGCTGGTCCTCAATTTTTCTTTTCTTGCCATCATGCCATTTGGCCCATGCATGGCTTCCCGAGGGATTGTTACTAAGCTCAAGGCTCAGTCTTCCAGACGGCACATACTTGTATTTCTGGTAAGACTTCTTCCGTTCTTCCTCGGACAGTTCTATCTTTTTTGAGGTCTCCATGATCCAGAAGGGGATGTAGGTATCCATTATGATCGCATAAACCTGGTTGACCACCCTTTCAGGATAGCTGTTTTGTGTCTCGGAGTCTTTGCTGCCTATCTCGGGTTTCGTCCCGACCGAATAGCCTCGCTTCTCAAGTTCATCACATAGGGTTTGCAGAATCGCAAGCACACGCTTGATGTTGTCAGGCCCGATGCTCACCATAAAGTTTTCATCGATATCTGAACTGCACCTGCCGTACTCATTGGTGGCATGCTTGCATGATTTTTCGAGCCCTCTCTTGGTATTCAACACATACTTGTTGGTGATCTTTATCTCTGGATCGAAGTCTACCTCCATGCCAGGGAGTTTCTCTTTGTCCAGGATCTGTTTTTCAATCTCAAAAGCCTCAGGTACAAGATGCACACGTTCTTTTTGCTCATCTTCTGAAGGAGGTCTGAAATAGGTCTTTTTCACCTTCGGGTATTTTTCTACCTTTGGAAGCGGAGTCTTCTTCAGTTTCTGGCCGCTCTGCATCTTGTTCCAGTATCCTGGCTCCGGCAAGGGGATGAGCATCTTGCGACAGGTTTTGGCTATCGCCACATTAGACACACCATAGCGTTTTGCAACCTTGTAGACCGGCTCTGCCCAGACTTCCTCGTACAGTTTCTCACGGTCGTAATATCGGTCGGATTCATTCATGGTCTTGGCCTCCTGGATGGCAAGGAAATCATCGAAGCCAGGCTTGATGTGGATTCCCTGCCCATGGATACCATATACGCCATGCAATGGGGTTGTGCAACAAGAATCTCCGTTGGCATGGAAAGGGAAACACAGATGGAGCTTATACGGTGCCGGCAATCAGACCCTGACTCCCATCCCGTTCCTGAAGGTGATGCGTACCTCGTCCTTCGAGAATACCTCGACATGATCGGCCAGTGCATACCACAACTCGTCCGAGAATTCGGTCACCAAGCCCTCTTGCTCCCTGAGGGTGTTCAAAAACAGCTCGGTCCTGGTCCTCCGGTAGTTCCTGTCCTTGATTGCATCATCCAGTATGGCCAGTCGCTCCTTGACCTCAGCATACCTTTCGGTGAGGGTATTGTACGTTGCGAGGTATTTTTCCTGGTCCATCGCCACCGAGGCGTTCCGCTTGGTGAGGGCTTCCATCTGCCTGATGATTTCAGCCTTTTCTTTTTCCAGGTTTTCCATTCCCTCGATGTCGCCTGTGCTCTCGAACACCTTCTCCCTGATTTCACAGAAATTTCGGAGGATCTCTTCGCGACGGGCAATGACCTTGTTCAGTGCCTTCACGTACAAAGCCTTGAACTCATCCTCGCTGAAGTTAGGGCTCTTGCAATGTTTGGCATCCCGCCCGTGCCTCTCGTTGCATTGCCAGACCACCTTGCGGTACTTGGTGTTGCTGTGCCATATCTTCGGGCCGTAGTCCGCACCGCAAAGGCCGCACCGGATGCGCCCGATGAAGACGCTGCATCCCCGTTTGTAGATCACATGCTTCCTGCGATGCACGGCTTCCTGCTGTGCCATGTCGAAGATGTCAGGGGGGATGATCGCCTCATGGTTGGCCTTGACGTAGTACTGGGGGACCTCCCCCTTGTTGAGCACCGCCTTCTTGGTGAGGAAATCGGGGGTGTAGGTTTTCTGCAGCAGGGCATCCCCCTTGTACTTCTCGTTCCTGAGTACCTGTGCAATGGTGGACGAATGCCAGTTGCAGCCACCGGTCACTTTCTCGAACCCCTCGTCCTCCAATTTCCGTGCGATTGCGTTCGGTGACAACCCGCGCAGGTAAAGGGAGAATATGTATCGTACGGTCCGTGCCTGCCTTTCATTGACCACAAGATTTCCGTCGGGTCCCTTGTCGAAACCGAGGAAACGGGTGAAGGGGACGGCCACCCGGCCGTCGGCGAACCGCTTGCGGTAGCCCCATTTCACGTTCTCCGAGATGGAACGCGACTCCTCCTGTGCGAGCGAGCTCATAATGGTGATCAAAAGTTCCCCCTTGCTGTCGAACGTCCAGATGTTCTCCTTCTCGAAGAACACCTCGACCTTGACTTCCTTGAGCCGCCGTATGGTGGTGAGGCTGTCGACGGTGTTGCGGGCGAAGCGGCTGACGCTCTTGGTGACGATCAGGTCGATCTTGCCGGCCAGTGCATCGGATACCATCGACCTGAACCCCTCGCGGTGTGCGGTGCTGGTGCCGCTGATGCCCTCGTCGGTGTAGATGCCGGCGAAGTCCCACTCAGCCTTGTTCTTGATCAGGTTCGTGTAGTAGTCGACCTGTGCCTCGTAGGAGGTGTACTGGTCCTCCCTGTCGGTCGAGACGCGTGCATAGCCCGCGACCTTTCTCCTGGGGGCAAGGATGCCCTCCGGGTTCGCTGCCGCGATTTCCCTTGTAGCGGGGATAACCCGTACCTGTCTCATGCCTGCACCTCCTCTTGCCCTGCAGCCTTCGCCCTTGCCAGTTTTTCCTTCCTGAGTACCCACGCATCCTTTCTGGCCGTGCTTTTCCAGGACGAGGAAATCACCCGCCCTTCCTTGAGGTGGAACTCAAGGTGGTCGCCGAAAACCACAATATGGTCCACCAGGGTTTCGACCCAAGCAGGGTCGAACCCGGCATCGGAAGTGGCACTGGCGAGAGGACCCAGGACCGTGCAGCAGGTCTGCCGGAGGGAGCGGAGCGGGAGGTTTTTTGCGCTGCATGCCTTGGCAGTGTTGATGCGCTTGTTCGAGCACCGGTACTGGCCCTGTTGGAATTCGGTGATAACACCGGCGGAGGAGACCGCAGGGGTGTAGGTGAAGGTATGCCTGCAGGAGCCGCATACCAGCTTGGCCGTGAAGCATGAGGCGGAGCTCCATCTCACGACATTGATCCGGCGCCTTCTCTCGCGCTCAGCCTCGACCTTCTCATGCAGGTCGTCATCGATGATGCGGGGATGGGTGCCGTCCACCACGAACCTTGGCAGCTCCCCGTTGTTCATCTTTTTGCGGTGCGTGATGTGACTCTCTATGAAAGTGCGCTGGAGAATGCTGAAACCCCTGTATTTCTCCTGGTCGAGGATCCTCAGTATCGAGGACTTGCCGAAAGGGTTTCCTATGCGGTTGAGGATGCCCATTGCCGCAAGGGCTTTGGATATCTCGATGAGCGTCCTGCCGCCCGCGAAAGCGCGGTACATGAAGCGCACTGCCTCTGCTTCACTCTCCACGATCTCGAAACGGTCACCGGTCCATCGGTAACCGTACATGTTGTAGGCTGGGAACTCCCCCTGCTCGAACCGCTTTCTGATTCCCCACTTCACGTTCTCGCTGATCGAGTGGCTTTCCTCCTGTGCATACGAGGCGAGGATGGAGAGCATGAGCTCGCCGTCGGGGGAGAATGAATCGAGGTGCTCGCGCTCGAAACGTACCGAGACGTTCAGCCCTCGCAGCTTCCTCACGTTGTCAAGGAGGTCAACCGTGTTGCGAGCGAACCTGCTGACCGACTTGGTGAGGATGATGTCGACCAATCCCTTCTCGCAGTCGGCGATGAGCCTTTTGAACTCGGCCCTGTTTTTCGTCCCCGTTCCCGATATGCCTGCATCCGCATACACGCCTGCATATTCCCAGGAATGATTTGACTGGATGTATGTGCTGTAATGGCTTATCTGGGCTGCGAGCGATGCCATCAGCTCCTCGGAATCAACCGAGACCCGGGCGTAGGCAGCCACTCTCTTTCGGGAAGGCAGGGCAGGGGTACCGTGGTTGACCCGTGTCACCTTTGCCATGCTCCCGATTTTCGGGGTCCTTTCAGCCTTGGAATTATCCATATGTATACTCCGTAAATAATTGATTGTATTGTATCAATCACTCTCCATGCCTCATTAGTCAACGAAACTCTGCGAACAAGCGGCCGAATGCAGGCTTGTATTTCTCCAGGAGCAATGCCTTGGTTTTTGCGAACTCATCCTGGGTCAGGAGTTCCGAACGCAACAGGTTTTCTGCAAGCGCAAGTGAAGCCTGGTAGGCCGATTCGGATGAAAAGCTCTCATCGGTCACCTTCGTCCCCCTTGTAATAGCGTTCCTGGATGTAGCAATCGTGGCTGCAGTACTTGCGCCCGGCATTTCCGTAGGCGGTGAAATCCTTCCCACAATGGGCACAGGTAAACCGGTGCCATGCCGTGGCTGTTCGCTTTACGAGGTACAGGTGTGAGTTCCACCATTGCTGGCGGCAGGCCTTGGAGCAGAAGAGCTTTCTCTTCCGCTTGGCAATCTGCTCGATCGGTTTGCCGCATTGCTTGCAGCAGCTTCCCTGAGCCGGGTCATGTGCAGAGGATTGGCATTTCCCCTCCAGCCTCAGGCAAAAGGATTTGACGGTTCCCGCCTTCAAGCCCAGGGTTATGGCCGCATGCCTGTAGCTGAAGCCCATCCTGCGCATCTCAAGGATCTTTTCTTTCTGGTTATCTGTCATGTAGGTCTCCTTCTGGATGCCGGGAAACCGTACCCCTGGGAGATCAGTACCCATCTTAAATAGGGCAGTATGTCGAAGAAATTGGGATGTCTTGCAGATTCCCATCCAACGGTGAGTCAATGATAGCTGTGGGCGAAAATCCTTGAGGATGACATCTACAACCAGGGTATTATCTCAATCCACGACATTGGATTTGCCTCCGAGTGGAAGGAATCAGTTTCACGGTGCTGCTTGCAGTACAAGAAATTAAGGAAATTGCTTACTATGCCGATTGGTATCACATATTTCGAGTCGCCGAACGTGAACCATGACAATTCGCCTTCGCTGCATAGGCATAGACCTTATAC
The sequence above is drawn from the uncultured Sphaerochaeta sp. genome and encodes:
- a CDS encoding gamma-glutamylcyclotransferase family protein — its product is MLRQLLLLKDELIENRFDSSCKRLFEGAGLVISPKDIPGGSGNYLLVITPYAQALSALVNRLKDICSDHLDYLSKYSFYGRLGEAANKSSANHMDEKSILLDVNDEAIRYAGEVETIEYFAYGSNMDTSQMTERCHSAKSIGVGRLVGYQFSLDAKGVATVQKNQDESVWGVGWNINGDDIVALDGYEGVRAYCYRHAFVQIEFENMVHDVLIYISNRAENQGVMRQGYVEKIYDAAVQWQFPPVYQNMIGEFTNKKLMS
- a CDS encoding recombinase family protein, with product MRQVRVIPATREIAAANPEGILAPRRKVAGYARVSTDREDQYTSYEAQVDYYTNLIKNKAEWDFAGIYTDEGISGTSTAHREGFRSMVSDALAGKIDLIVTKSVSRFARNTVDSLTTIRRLKEVKVEVFFEKENIWTFDSKGELLITIMSSLAQEESRSISENVKWGYRKRFADGRVAVPFTRFLGFDKGPDGNLVVNERQARTVRYIFSLYLRGLSPNAIARKLEDEGFEKVTGGCNWHSSTIAQVLRNEKYKGDALLQKTYTPDFLTKKAVLNKGEVPQYYVKANHEAIIPPDIFDMAQQEAVHRRKHVIYKRGCSVFIGRIRCGLCGADYGPKIWHSNTKYRKVVWQCNERHGRDAKHCKSPNFSEDEFKALYVKALNKVIARREEILRNFCEIREKVFESTGDIEGMENLEKEKAEIIRQMEALTKRNASVAMDQEKYLATYNTLTERYAEVKERLAILDDAIKDRNYRRTRTELFLNTLREQEGLVTEFSDELWYALADHVEVFSKDEVRITFRNGMGVRV
- a CDS encoding recombinase family protein — its product is MDNSKAERTPKIGSMAKVTRVNHGTPALPSRKRVAAYARVSVDSEELMASLAAQISHYSTYIQSNHSWEYAGVYADAGISGTGTKNRAEFKRLIADCEKGLVDIILTKSVSRFARNTVDLLDNVRKLRGLNVSVRFEREHLDSFSPDGELMLSILASYAQEESHSISENVKWGIRKRFEQGEFPAYNMYGYRWTGDRFEIVESEAEAVRFMYRAFAGGRTLIEISKALAAMGILNRIGNPFGKSSILRILDQEKYRGFSILQRTFIESHITHRKKMNNGELPRFVVDGTHPRIIDDDLHEKVEAERERRRRINVVRWSSASCFTAKLVCGSCRHTFTYTPAVSSAGVITEFQQGQYRCSNKRINTAKACSAKNLPLRSLRQTCCTVLGPLASATSDAGFDPAWVETLVDHIVVFGDHLEFHLKEGRVISSSWKSTARKDAWVLRKEKLARAKAAGQEEVQA
- a CDS encoding SHOCT domain-containing protein, whose amino-acid sequence is MTDESFSSESAYQASLALAENLLRSELLTQDEFAKTKALLLEKYKPAFGRLFAEFR
- a CDS encoding RNA polymerase subunit sigma-70 codes for the protein MGTDLPGVRFPGIQKETYMTDNQKEKILEMRRMGFSYRHAAITLGLKAGTVKSFCLRLEGKCQSSAHDPAQGSCCKQCGKPIEQIAKRKRKLFCSKACRQQWWNSHLYLVKRTATAWHRFTCAHCGKDFTAYGNAGRKYCSHDCYIQERYYKGDEGDR